Proteins co-encoded in one Corynebacterium lujinxingii genomic window:
- the cas3 gene encoding CRISPR-associated helicase Cas3', translated as MTNMTGSPRRRDNFESSIDSFVDRLSPQARSLWAKSGDETGHLSLAQHLIDSACVAAVVFDTYVSNSLKENLAQNLKLSVEEVRQLYIWLAGLHDLGKGTLTFLGQLDMKPEFRHLLSRVADAGLPIAMSKLEAGRKSMPHSVSSGLILRNWLEEKGFSRRQANWVSSTVDAHHGVASGDERDAIDNVLSEYPPEWRAVHNELIDAMTETVGVHGVLESLKSLRNPLAAEAQILTGLIVMADWIASNPDAFPMVVSGTQTQRVESGMRAIDLTVPWSPVQLSDDIHDLFRNSFGWPATFQARPIQQAMADVAKTCTEPSLIILEAETGVGKTEAALAAAQIIAASNEAQGVYFAAPTMATANGLLERTMNWARNTTESGAVSSLYLAHSKNQLSKPFQNLRFQDIDEDASDPSADGEVVASSWMSGRRRGLLSNIVVGTVDQVLMLALRQRYSMLRHAALAGKIIIFDEIHSYGAYSSDYLATTLEWLAHYGATVIMMSATLPTDEREKLIEAYTGNSVEEHSNAYPLITVAGESSLRYVTPEQSPTNLEARITIIDDTITALEELLGRLLVDGGVALIICNTIARAQEVYGVLDATYSSEVELHHAGFMAWQRSEKEDRMRHELGPDSHRGEGRPWRKIVVATQVAEQSLDIDTDVLVTDLAPMDLIIQRIGRLHRHGRPESDRPEQLRKPQVFIRAIESLEPAPTINSGANAVYDPLVLLKTLLQLPTVFKRPDDVATLVQSTYSDHHAVPKEWEGVWAEASSESEQRIDRAHQRSKSFRIDSPLDTHRLHDLFGDLTKATVQLGDEEKGAAQVRDAEPTVEVIPIQQADGFYTPFDREEQIISEVPMSYKQAFQLASSTVRLPLRMTRFDSDFEAVIDALERSTPMEWNDHYLLKGQLALSLDANGEASLGRFRVKYSPELGLESTFDSSDPDVEGRS; from the coding sequence ATGACAAACATGACAGGCTCACCCCGTCGCCGGGATAACTTCGAATCTTCGATTGATTCGTTCGTCGATAGGCTCAGCCCGCAGGCTCGCTCACTGTGGGCGAAATCAGGCGATGAAACTGGTCACCTCAGTCTGGCTCAGCACTTGATCGACTCCGCTTGTGTCGCTGCGGTGGTTTTTGACACGTATGTTTCGAACTCCCTGAAAGAAAACCTTGCCCAGAACCTGAAGCTTTCTGTTGAGGAAGTCCGGCAGCTCTATATCTGGCTAGCTGGCCTGCACGATTTGGGTAAGGGTACCCTTACTTTTCTGGGTCAGCTCGACATGAAACCGGAGTTCAGGCACCTTCTTTCGCGCGTCGCAGACGCTGGACTCCCCATCGCCATGAGCAAACTTGAAGCAGGCAGGAAGTCGATGCCGCACAGTGTTAGTTCGGGGTTGATTCTCCGGAACTGGTTGGAGGAGAAGGGGTTTTCGCGTCGTCAGGCTAACTGGGTGTCGTCGACAGTAGATGCCCACCACGGGGTGGCGTCGGGTGACGAACGCGACGCAATCGACAACGTGCTCTCCGAGTATCCGCCTGAATGGCGTGCGGTTCACAACGAACTCATCGATGCGATGACCGAAACGGTGGGTGTTCATGGTGTGCTGGAGTCGCTCAAGTCGCTTCGGAACCCCCTCGCCGCGGAAGCCCAAATCCTCACCGGGCTGATTGTGATGGCGGACTGGATTGCGTCGAATCCCGATGCGTTCCCGATGGTTGTCTCCGGAACCCAAACGCAGCGAGTAGAAAGCGGCATGCGCGCCATCGACCTCACCGTGCCGTGGAGCCCGGTGCAACTTAGCGACGACATCCACGACCTGTTCCGGAACTCGTTCGGCTGGCCTGCCACATTCCAGGCACGACCGATCCAACAGGCGATGGCCGACGTCGCAAAAACATGCACCGAGCCGAGTTTGATCATCCTGGAAGCGGAGACCGGCGTCGGCAAGACAGAGGCCGCGCTGGCAGCTGCGCAGATCATCGCTGCTTCCAACGAGGCGCAGGGGGTTTACTTTGCCGCCCCGACGATGGCTACAGCGAACGGGCTTTTGGAGCGCACCATGAACTGGGCCCGCAACACCACCGAATCGGGTGCGGTCTCATCGCTTTACCTCGCCCACTCTAAGAACCAGCTCTCCAAACCGTTTCAGAATTTGCGGTTCCAAGACATCGATGAGGATGCCAGCGACCCTTCCGCGGACGGTGAAGTGGTTGCCAGTTCATGGATGAGCGGGCGCCGACGTGGGCTCCTCTCAAACATCGTGGTTGGCACCGTCGACCAGGTACTCATGCTTGCGCTGAGGCAGCGGTATTCGATGCTCCGTCACGCGGCGCTCGCCGGAAAGATCATCATCTTCGATGAGATTCACTCGTACGGAGCCTATTCATCGGATTACCTCGCCACCACGCTGGAATGGCTCGCGCACTACGGCGCGACAGTCATCATGATGTCGGCAACGCTGCCGACCGACGAACGCGAGAAGCTCATCGAGGCTTACACCGGAAACTCTGTCGAGGAGCACTCTAACGCCTATCCACTCATTACCGTCGCCGGCGAAAGCTCCCTGCGGTACGTCACACCCGAGCAAAGTCCGACAAATCTCGAAGCTCGCATCACAATTATCGACGACACAATCACCGCCCTGGAAGAACTCCTTGGACGATTGCTTGTCGACGGCGGCGTGGCGCTCATCATCTGCAACACCATCGCTCGAGCCCAGGAAGTATACGGCGTACTCGACGCCACATACTCCAGCGAGGTCGAACTCCACCACGCGGGTTTTATGGCCTGGCAGCGTTCGGAAAAAGAAGACCGGATGCGGCACGAGCTGGGGCCGGACAGCCACCGTGGCGAAGGCAGGCCCTGGCGAAAAATTGTTGTTGCAACCCAGGTAGCGGAACAGAGTTTGGATATCGACACCGATGTTCTTGTCACCGATCTTGCCCCGATGGACCTGATTATCCAGCGCATCGGACGTCTCCACCGCCATGGACGCCCGGAATCGGATCGTCCAGAGCAACTGCGAAAGCCGCAGGTGTTCATCCGAGCGATCGAGAGTCTTGAGCCAGCTCCGACAATCAACTCGGGCGCTAACGCGGTGTACGACCCACTCGTTCTGCTGAAAACCCTCTTGCAGCTGCCGACCGTGTTCAAGCGGCCTGACGACGTCGCCACACTCGTCCAATCGACATACAGCGACCACCACGCCGTCCCTAAAGAGTGGGAAGGAGTGTGGGCGGAGGCGTCGTCGGAAAGCGAGCAGCGTATTGACCGGGCCCATCAGCGCTCGAAGTCCTTCCGGATTGATTCGCCGCTTGACACACATAGGCTGCACGACCTTTTCGGTGATCTCACCAAAGCGACGGTCCAACTCGGCGATGAAGAAAAGGGGGCAGCACAAGTCCGAGACGCTGAGCCGACCGTGGAAGTTATTCCGATACAACAGGCTGACGGTTTCTACACGCCCTTTGACCGGGAAGAACAGATCATCAGCGAGGTTCCCATGAGTTACAAGCAGGCATTTCAACTCGCATCGAGCACGGTGCGCTTGCCACTCAGGATGACGCGGTTCGACTCCGATTTTGAAGCCGTTATCGATGCACTCGAGCGTTCCACCCCAATGGAGTGGAACGACCACTACCTGTTGAAAGGGCAACTTGCCCTCTCACTAGATGCGAACGGCGAGGCTTCCTTAGGCAGATTCCGAGTCAAGTACTCACCCGAACTCGGATTGGAATCTACGTTCGATTCGAGCGATCCCGATGTCGAAGGGCGAAGTTAA
- the casA gene encoding type I-E CRISPR-associated protein Cse1/CasA — protein MSQHPQTPPSFNLLDEPWIICTTNDGAATLSIREIFDGSSTPVAVLGDAPTQDYAVLRLLLAIFWRAQHQSVTQLRSTKAGRRDFRWEDWFVDKRQTLLNDGRDQSVLDYLTEYESRFDLLHEETPFMQVAGLHTKKGTKNDVSRIVPDAEHDYFTMRTHGGRSKLSFAEAARWLVHAQAYDYSGIKPGVEGDPRVKGGKGYPIGPGWSGMTGGTVIRGTTLLETLLLNSTPETIYLGNADDHPVWEREPDTPSQRNDRAGKLAKPDAPSPHGPADLATWQSRRIRLFTEGDSVVNVLVSNGDQIPDAGKNVYGDPMTPYRYSPNQSKKGVEAYYPRPYDTTRTMWRSLDALIATSSDPGFGGKNLAPKRPSNLVNLSDVADDQGTEEVADLHIVSMEYGPQSSTVATIVSANMGLPLHLLKDDSLSAAHRQYVRDAAEATKDAAISLGWFAGQLKVAAGGEYVFDADVADRLYTVLEPKFLTWLRNLDVSEIGKEATAWQYEIEKQVLDIADEAVRGAGQRALVGRVVDAQDDDSGRIVNAGSLYRQLRYRLSKDLPLIKRDKSTDQTRTAKTSAEQGETA, from the coding sequence ATGAGCCAGCATCCGCAAACTCCGCCATCGTTTAACTTGCTGGATGAACCTTGGATCATTTGCACGACCAACGATGGCGCGGCAACGTTAAGCATCCGAGAGATCTTCGACGGCAGCTCAACGCCCGTCGCGGTGCTTGGAGATGCACCGACCCAGGACTACGCCGTTCTTCGTCTGCTTCTTGCAATCTTCTGGAGGGCCCAGCACCAGTCCGTAACACAACTGCGGAGTACGAAGGCCGGGCGCAGGGATTTCCGGTGGGAGGACTGGTTCGTCGATAAGCGCCAAACCCTGCTTAACGACGGACGCGACCAGTCCGTTTTGGACTACCTCACGGAGTACGAATCGCGCTTCGACCTGCTGCATGAGGAAACGCCGTTTATGCAGGTGGCAGGCCTTCACACAAAGAAGGGGACCAAGAACGACGTCTCTCGCATTGTCCCCGATGCGGAGCACGACTACTTCACCATGCGTACCCACGGCGGACGATCAAAACTTTCGTTTGCGGAGGCCGCACGGTGGCTCGTACATGCGCAGGCGTACGACTACTCAGGTATCAAACCTGGAGTTGAGGGAGATCCGCGAGTCAAGGGCGGAAAAGGATACCCCATCGGGCCTGGATGGTCCGGGATGACGGGAGGCACCGTTATTCGTGGCACCACGTTGCTCGAAACGCTGCTACTGAACTCCACCCCGGAAACGATTTACCTGGGTAACGCCGACGATCATCCCGTGTGGGAACGGGAACCAGATACCCCAAGTCAGCGCAACGACCGAGCAGGAAAACTCGCAAAACCGGATGCGCCATCCCCTCATGGCCCAGCGGACCTTGCCACTTGGCAATCACGAAGAATTCGCCTGTTCACGGAGGGCGACTCAGTCGTAAACGTGCTGGTGAGCAACGGTGATCAGATACCGGATGCCGGGAAGAACGTATACGGCGACCCGATGACCCCGTACCGGTACAGCCCCAACCAATCGAAGAAGGGGGTTGAGGCGTATTACCCGCGCCCGTACGACACGACACGAACGATGTGGCGGTCCCTGGATGCCCTGATCGCTACAAGCTCCGACCCCGGTTTCGGAGGGAAGAATCTCGCACCCAAGCGTCCTTCGAACCTGGTGAATCTCTCGGACGTTGCAGATGACCAAGGAACCGAGGAAGTCGCTGACCTCCACATCGTCTCGATGGAATATGGGCCACAGAGCTCGACCGTCGCCACGATAGTGAGCGCCAACATGGGTCTCCCGCTGCATCTGCTGAAAGACGACTCACTGTCTGCTGCCCACCGCCAGTACGTGCGTGATGCAGCTGAAGCAACGAAGGACGCCGCAATTTCACTCGGATGGTTTGCTGGCCAACTGAAAGTCGCAGCAGGTGGGGAATACGTCTTCGACGCCGACGTGGCCGACCGTCTGTACACAGTTCTCGAGCCCAAGTTCCTGACCTGGCTCCGCAACCTCGACGTTTCAGAAATAGGCAAAGAGGCGACTGCTTGGCAATACGAAATCGAAAAGCAGGTGCTCGACATTGCCGACGAAGCCGTCCGAGGTGCAGGACAGCGGGCACTCGTTGGCCGCGTCGTGGACGCACAAGATGACGACTCCGGGCGGATTGTGAATGCGGGTTCCCTTTACCGACAGTTGCGCTACCGCCTGAGTAAGGATCTGCCTCTCATCAAACGCGACAAGTCAACCGATCAGACCCGGACCGCAAAGACCTCCGCGGAACAAGGAGAAACAGCATGA
- the casB gene encoding type I-E CRISPR-associated protein Cse2/CasB, with the protein MTKPTLHFSVGNTASSLQRSYLDRAETAAGADARRVLAELRQSAARSFSADPLALQKVLLLLEPPLSDEELGRGDDPSPSELAAYNALTLFAQHMQSATKPVHTTECSFARACGRLQTLSESNSIKPRFDAMQSARDEASRVLHLRSLVTLLRSKELAFDYGSFARDLRSLQYPARREGVLLRWGRDYAVGTLRPKAQRAAEAEPEITSPFANS; encoded by the coding sequence ATGACAAAACCGACCCTTCACTTCAGCGTTGGGAACACCGCTTCATCCCTCCAGCGAAGCTATCTGGACCGAGCCGAAACTGCAGCTGGCGCAGACGCACGACGTGTTCTTGCGGAACTACGCCAAAGTGCAGCCCGGAGTTTCAGCGCCGATCCTTTGGCTCTGCAAAAGGTGCTCCTTCTGCTGGAGCCGCCTCTAAGCGACGAGGAGCTCGGCCGCGGCGATGATCCCTCTCCTTCGGAATTAGCGGCCTATAACGCGCTCACTTTGTTCGCCCAGCACATGCAGAGTGCAACGAAACCAGTGCATACGACGGAATGTTCCTTTGCCCGTGCGTGTGGTCGCTTGCAGACACTGAGCGAATCCAACTCGATCAAACCCCGGTTTGACGCGATGCAGTCCGCGCGTGACGAGGCGTCCCGAGTGCTGCATCTGCGTTCTCTTGTGACGCTGCTTCGAAGCAAGGAGCTCGCATTCGACTACGGCAGTTTCGCCCGAGACTTGCGTTCACTTCAGTACCCCGCGCGTCGCGAGGGCGTCCTGCTCCGCTGGGGTAGGGACTACGCAGTCGGAACGCTTCGGCCAAAGGCACAACGCGCCGCAGAAGCCGAACCAGAAATCACTTCCCCCTTCGCAAACTCCTAG
- the cas7e gene encoding type I-E CRISPR-associated protein Cas7/Cse4/CasC yields MSIVIDIHALQTVPPSLINRDDTGAPKSAIFGGVPRQRVSSQSWKRAIRRYFEENFDAQQIGDRSKRLPEKIAQRLIDAGVEQDEAIKRVEDLFKAAGIKTAIEKPKKNDDSEEKPSPYPRTGYLLFLSQQQIDRAVEELLARDGEKPSKAEAKAILDTDHSVDMAMFGRMVADDAAYNVDASVQVAHAIGIHGSTPDFDYFTAVDDLAEEGEETGAGMIGTVQMMSSTMYRYATINFDGLRKNLDSVDTARLAAEHFIEAFVSSMPTGKINTFANQTLPELVYVAVRDTRPISLVNAFEVPVEAKQGASRRKVASDRLAQEARDVESVYGFKPLAAYVMGIGETADSFAELAEKTTLQELTQNINEVLERVVGDQ; encoded by the coding sequence ATGTCCATCGTTATTGATATTCACGCACTGCAAACCGTCCCGCCATCCCTGATCAACCGCGATGACACGGGTGCACCGAAGTCTGCGATTTTCGGTGGTGTCCCACGCCAGCGTGTGTCATCGCAATCCTGGAAGCGCGCTATCCGCCGCTACTTTGAAGAGAACTTTGACGCTCAGCAGATCGGTGACCGCTCGAAGCGCCTCCCGGAGAAAATCGCCCAGCGACTCATCGACGCAGGTGTCGAGCAGGACGAAGCAATCAAACGTGTAGAAGACCTGTTCAAAGCAGCCGGCATCAAGACCGCGATTGAAAAGCCGAAGAAGAACGATGATTCGGAAGAGAAGCCCAGCCCGTACCCGCGTACTGGCTACCTGCTGTTCCTCAGCCAGCAACAGATCGATCGTGCCGTAGAGGAACTGCTCGCGCGAGATGGCGAAAAGCCTTCCAAGGCCGAGGCGAAGGCAATCCTCGACACTGATCACTCGGTGGATATGGCAATGTTTGGTCGCATGGTCGCCGACGATGCCGCCTACAACGTCGATGCTTCGGTTCAAGTTGCACACGCCATCGGTATCCACGGGTCCACCCCGGACTTCGACTACTTCACGGCAGTAGACGATCTTGCCGAGGAAGGCGAGGAGACCGGTGCGGGAATGATCGGCACGGTGCAAATGATGTCGTCGACAATGTACCGCTACGCAACGATCAACTTCGACGGCCTTCGCAAGAACTTGGATTCTGTCGATACTGCGCGTCTCGCAGCCGAGCACTTCATTGAGGCATTCGTGAGTTCCATGCCCACCGGGAAGATCAACACCTTCGCAAACCAGACCCTCCCGGAACTCGTTTATGTGGCCGTCCGTGATACCCGACCGATCTCGCTAGTCAACGCGTTCGAAGTTCCAGTCGAAGCCAAGCAGGGTGCGTCTCGCCGCAAGGTGGCGTCGGACCGTCTCGCACAGGAAGCACGTGATGTGGAGTCCGTCTATGGGTTCAAACCACTTGCGGCTTACGTCATGGGTATCGGTGAAACAGCCGATTCTTTCGCTGAACTCGCGGAGAAGACCACCTTGCAAGAGCTGACGCAGAACATTAACGAAGTTCTCGAGCGCGTCGTGGGTGACCAGTAA
- the cas5e gene encoding type I-E CRISPR-associated protein Cas5/CasD, which produces MTHSLLLLLKGPIQSWGDESRYKTRATATTPTKSGIVGLIAAAQGRRRTDDIEDLAKLRLAVRVDQSGSLLRDYQTAQPWQTRPQDPAQLVTRYFLSDAAFVAAVEHDDRPLLESMAESLRKPTYPLFMGRRSCPVHPGLVIGIDDSDAETALRSHKTWYANDIHKQQAPKEVSLALYRDANGAEPGAVPRQDVPLSFDPKHRRYGWRDVVRCTDVVLDNPHGVEESVGTDEFFEAVVRA; this is translated from the coding sequence ATGACACACTCCTTACTCCTCCTGCTTAAAGGACCGATACAGTCCTGGGGCGATGAAAGCAGGTACAAGACGCGAGCGACTGCGACCACCCCAACGAAATCGGGAATCGTCGGACTGATCGCAGCTGCTCAAGGTCGCCGACGCACCGATGACATCGAGGACCTTGCCAAATTGCGCCTTGCGGTCCGCGTCGATCAGTCCGGCAGTTTGCTGCGCGACTATCAGACTGCGCAGCCTTGGCAAACGCGTCCGCAAGACCCTGCACAGCTGGTCACTCGCTACTTCCTCTCGGATGCAGCGTTTGTGGCTGCGGTAGAGCACGATGACCGACCACTGCTTGAAAGCATGGCCGAGTCGCTCCGGAAACCCACTTATCCGTTGTTCATGGGTCGTCGTTCCTGTCCCGTGCATCCTGGGCTGGTGATCGGTATCGACGACTCCGATGCTGAAACCGCACTTCGCAGTCATAAGACCTGGTACGCGAACGATATTCATAAGCAACAGGCACCGAAAGAGGTGTCGCTCGCGCTGTACCGCGACGCGAACGGTGCTGAACCCGGTGCGGTTCCGCGGCAGGACGTCCCACTTTCTTTTGACCCCAAGCACAGGCGCTACGGGTGGCGGGATGTCGTTCGCTGCACGGATGTTGTGCTTGACAACCCGCACGGTGTCGAAGAGTCTGTCGGCACTGATGAGTTCTTCGAGGCGGTGGTTCGCGCGTGA
- the cas6e gene encoding type I-E CRISPR-associated protein Cas6/Cse3/CasE, which yields MTTLTRISLNPARRQGVKLLTDPQAMHAAVRSAFPPDISQTDARVLWRVDKRPHEHVLYIVGPEKPTGAHIVEQAGWDTRPAQSADYERFLSALTRGQRWRFELVANPTYSEPREGKRGKVKPHVSARNQLNWLYKQSERAGFCLAPRIDDTVADEERARWNVADQPQVLERWTDVFRRDKKSRNAPPVRISKARFVGTLEVTDPDRLRTTLTQGIGRGRAYGCGLLTLAPVK from the coding sequence GTGACAACGTTGACTCGTATCTCTCTCAACCCCGCACGCAGACAGGGCGTAAAACTCCTCACCGACCCCCAGGCCATGCATGCTGCGGTCAGGTCGGCCTTTCCACCCGACATTTCGCAGACGGACGCTCGTGTGCTTTGGCGAGTCGACAAGCGACCGCATGAGCATGTGCTTTACATTGTGGGGCCGGAGAAGCCGACGGGGGCGCACATTGTCGAACAGGCAGGCTGGGACACGCGCCCAGCTCAGTCAGCCGACTATGAGCGTTTTCTTTCGGCATTGACCCGGGGGCAGCGTTGGCGTTTTGAGCTCGTCGCCAATCCCACGTATTCCGAACCTCGTGAAGGAAAGCGTGGCAAGGTGAAACCCCATGTATCCGCTCGAAATCAGCTCAACTGGTTGTACAAACAGTCTGAGCGAGCCGGCTTCTGCCTAGCGCCGCGTATCGACGACACCGTTGCCGACGAGGAACGCGCACGGTGGAATGTCGCAGACCAACCACAGGTGCTCGAACGGTGGACGGACGTGTTTCGACGCGATAAGAAATCTCGTAACGCGCCACCGGTCCGTATTTCTAAGGCACGGTTTGTCGGCACGCTCGAAGTAACCGATCCTGACCGTTTACGGACCACTCTGACTCAAGGAATTGGTCGCGGGCGCGCCTACGGTTGTGGCCTGCTTACCCTCGCACCGGTGAAGTAA
- the cas2e gene encoding type I-E CRISPR-associated endoribonuclease Cas2e has protein sequence MMVLVVTACPAGLRGDLSKWLMEIAPGTFVGKPSARIRELLWQRTTDLVKDGRALLVYSSNNEQGMEFRTHRYDWTPTDYDGLTLMVRPSAPHSYARRTGWSNARHQRKRYKSR, from the coding sequence ATGATGGTTCTCGTAGTCACTGCGTGCCCTGCCGGTCTGCGCGGAGACCTCAGCAAATGGTTGATGGAAATCGCGCCGGGAACCTTCGTCGGTAAACCATCCGCAAGGATCCGCGAGCTGCTCTGGCAACGAACGACCGACCTGGTGAAAGACGGACGGGCTCTGCTGGTTTACTCCAGCAACAATGAACAGGGGATGGAGTTTCGCACGCACAGGTACGACTGGACGCCTACTGACTATGACGGCCTCACGCTAATGGTTCGCCCCAGCGCACCACACTCTTATGCCCGCCGAACGGGGTGGAGCAACGCGCGACATCAGCGCAAGCGCTACAAATCAAGATAG